In Streptomyces canus, one DNA window encodes the following:
- a CDS encoding glutamate ABC transporter substrate-binding protein, with protein sequence MRMRGRVRTGLKGWGGVGAMAVVCGLVLAFALLLPVARSQGDGSTGTGGPGVTRADQIADDDPCLNPAIKLHPEDQTLAPSSADGPTIDKIKARQGEKRKLIVGVDQNSYRWGYRNPNGGPTADLEGFDIDLVHRIAQDILGDPNAVQFKAIPTNQRIPAIQKGRVDMVVRTMTINCKRLADVAFSAPYFKTGQQVLAPKSSGIKGYDGTLANKKICTAEGSTAFSQLDEDKKSGKLVASANIGTTVPNQLDCLVRLQLGEVDAVVTDGALAASQAAQDPTVELKGSPFTTEYYGVAMRSDADDLVRRVNQILVDYRKDTTDGWQASYDRWLSATLNESSAKSKPPPPKYLRKN encoded by the coding sequence ATGCGGATGCGCGGACGTGTGCGGACCGGTCTCAAGGGTTGGGGCGGTGTCGGGGCGATGGCGGTCGTCTGCGGCCTGGTGCTCGCCTTCGCGCTGCTCCTGCCGGTGGCCCGGTCACAAGGCGACGGCAGCACGGGCACCGGCGGCCCGGGCGTGACGCGCGCCGATCAGATCGCGGACGACGACCCCTGCCTGAACCCGGCGATCAAGCTGCACCCGGAGGACCAGACGCTGGCCCCCTCGAGCGCGGACGGCCCGACCATAGACAAGATCAAGGCCCGGCAGGGCGAGAAGCGCAAGCTGATCGTCGGCGTCGACCAGAACAGCTACCGCTGGGGCTACCGCAACCCCAACGGCGGCCCGACGGCCGACCTGGAGGGTTTCGACATCGACCTGGTGCACCGGATCGCGCAGGACATCCTCGGCGACCCGAACGCCGTGCAGTTCAAGGCGATCCCCACCAACCAGCGCATCCCGGCGATCCAGAAAGGCCGGGTCGACATGGTGGTGCGCACGATGACGATCAACTGCAAGCGCCTGGCCGACGTGGCGTTCTCCGCGCCGTACTTCAAGACGGGGCAGCAGGTCCTCGCCCCCAAGTCCTCGGGCATCAAGGGCTACGACGGCACGCTGGCGAACAAGAAGATCTGCACGGCGGAGGGTTCGACCGCCTTCAGCCAGCTGGACGAGGACAAGAAGTCGGGGAAGCTCGTCGCCTCCGCGAACATCGGCACCACCGTCCCCAACCAACTCGACTGTCTCGTCAGGCTTCAGCTCGGCGAGGTCGACGCCGTGGTCACCGACGGCGCGCTCGCCGCGAGCCAGGCCGCCCAGGACCCCACGGTCGAACTGAAGGGCTCCCCCTTCACCACCGAGTACTACGGCGTGGCGATGAGGAGCGACGCCGACGATCTGGTACGCCGGGTCAACCAGATCCTGGTGGACTACCGCAAGGACACCACCGACGGCTGGCAGGCGTCGTACGACAGGTGGCTGTCGGCCACACTGAACGAGAGCTCGGCGAAGTCGAAGCCACCGCCACCGAAGTACCTGCGCAAGAACTGA
- a CDS encoding serine/threonine-protein kinase: protein MSQEQQPCQRPGCDGTYEDMGGGELYCDTCGLAPVVSAEGGRAGSAPTGRGSQGSGTSRATGRASSRTSSQSSKSRRSVSGRLSRSVSGKSTGRSVSVRSSGSGTGSSGRGRLGAGLVEVPGVPRPDPREMVLENPEVPERKRFCSRSDCGAPVGRSRGERSGRTEGFCTKCGHPYSFVPKLKSGDVVHGQYEVAGCLAHGGLGWVYLAVDRAVSDRWVVLKGLLDTGDQDAMAAAISERRFLAEIEHSNIVRIYNFVEHLDQRTGSLDGYIVMEYVGGKSLKEIANDRRTTGGKRDPLPVEQACAYGIEALEALGHLHSRNLLYCDFKVDNAIQTEDQLKLIDMGAVRRMDDEESAIYGTVGYQAPEVAEVGPSVASDLYTVARTLAVLTFDFQGYTNVFVDSLPDPDHIEVFRQYESFYRLLVRATDPDPARRFASAQEMSEQLTGVLREVVSLQTGRARPSLSTLFGPEVRVTDTELFPKLDGEVSRLGTRVLPAGRRSPRTAAPTSAVLPVGTPGPERPGGGAVTALVKSAVAPAAALALPVPHVDPSDPNAGFLAGLMTTAPAELLGALSAAPAASAETRLRQVRAWLENGDAHTADESLRRLEEERPDDWRVVWYRGVAALVTGDHEAAALAFDAIYDAFPGEPAPKLALGLCAEVLGQLDNAAEYYGLVWSTDPSYVSSAFGLARVQLATGDHRGAVNTLESVPESSIHYTAARVAAVRARLRGRTTTAGDVPFLDDLTAAAGQVEALDAYGLDPARREQLSAEVLGAALDWILSGGQDSVAPAAVGRALLGSGLDERGLRFGLERSYRTLARLAQGGEERIDLVERANRYRPRTWV, encoded by the coding sequence ATGAGTCAGGAACAGCAGCCCTGCCAGCGGCCCGGCTGCGACGGTACGTACGAGGACATGGGCGGCGGCGAGCTGTACTGCGACACCTGCGGCCTGGCGCCGGTCGTCTCGGCTGAGGGAGGCCGGGCCGGCTCGGCGCCCACCGGCAGGGGCTCGCAGGGCAGCGGCACGTCGCGCGCCACCGGCCGCGCGTCCTCGCGTACGTCCTCGCAGTCGTCGAAGTCCCGGCGCTCGGTGTCGGGACGGCTGTCGCGCTCGGTCTCCGGGAAGTCCACGGGCCGTTCGGTGTCGGTGCGCAGCTCCGGCTCCGGTACCGGTTCGAGCGGGCGCGGCCGGCTCGGAGCGGGCCTCGTCGAGGTGCCCGGGGTGCCGCGGCCCGACCCGCGCGAGATGGTTCTGGAAAACCCCGAGGTGCCCGAGCGCAAGCGGTTCTGCTCGCGCTCCGACTGCGGGGCCCCGGTGGGGCGTTCGCGCGGGGAGCGGTCCGGGCGCACGGAGGGCTTCTGCACGAAGTGCGGTCACCCGTACTCCTTCGTGCCGAAGCTGAAGTCGGGTGACGTCGTGCACGGCCAGTACGAGGTCGCGGGCTGTCTGGCGCACGGCGGTCTCGGCTGGGTCTACCTCGCCGTGGACCGCGCGGTGTCCGACCGCTGGGTGGTCCTCAAGGGTCTGCTGGACACCGGCGACCAGGACGCCATGGCAGCCGCCATCTCCGAGCGGCGCTTCCTCGCGGAGATCGAGCACTCCAACATCGTGCGGATCTACAACTTCGTCGAACACCTCGACCAGCGCACCGGCTCGCTCGACGGCTACATCGTCATGGAGTACGTCGGCGGCAAGTCGCTCAAGGAGATCGCCAACGACCGCCGCACCACCGGCGGGAAGCGGGACCCGCTGCCGGTCGAGCAGGCGTGCGCGTACGGCATCGAGGCCCTGGAGGCGCTCGGCCACCTCCACAGCCGCAACCTCCTGTACTGCGACTTCAAGGTCGACAACGCCATCCAGACCGAGGACCAGCTCAAGCTCATCGACATGGGCGCGGTGCGCAGGATGGACGACGAGGAGTCGGCCATCTACGGCACGGTGGGCTACCAGGCTCCGGAGGTCGCGGAGGTGGGTCCCTCGGTCGCCTCCGACCTGTACACGGTCGCCCGCACCCTGGCGGTGCTGACGTTCGACTTCCAGGGCTACACCAACGTCTTCGTCGACTCACTGCCCGACCCCGACCACATCGAGGTCTTCCGCCAGTACGAGTCGTTCTACCGGTTGCTGGTGCGGGCGACCGACCCGGATCCGGCCCGCCGTTTCGCCTCAGCGCAGGAGATGTCGGAGCAGCTGACCGGGGTCCTGCGCGAGGTCGTCTCCCTGCAGACCGGCCGTGCCAGGCCCTCCCTGTCGACGCTCTTCGGCCCCGAAGTGCGCGTCACCGACACGGAGTTGTTCCCGAAGCTGGACGGGGAGGTGTCGCGGCTGGGGACGCGGGTGCTTCCGGCGGGGCGGCGGAGTCCCAGGACGGCCGCTCCCACCTCCGCTGTTCTTCCGGTCGGCACCCCGGGTCCCGAGCGGCCCGGCGGCGGAGCCGTCACCGCCCTCGTCAAGTCCGCCGTCGCCCCCGCCGCCGCGCTGGCGCTCCCCGTCCCCCACGTCGACCCCTCCGACCCCAACGCCGGTTTCCTCGCCGGGCTCATGACCACCGCGCCCGCGGAGCTGCTCGGCGCCCTCTCGGCCGCGCCGGCGGCATCCGCGGAGACGCGCCTGCGGCAGGTGCGGGCCTGGCTGGAGAACGGCGACGCGCACACCGCGGACGAGTCGTTGCGGCGGCTGGAGGAGGAACGGCCCGACGACTGGCGGGTGGTCTGGTACCGGGGCGTCGCCGCGCTGGTGACCGGCGACCACGAGGCCGCCGCGCTCGCCTTCGACGCGATCTACGACGCCTTCCCCGGCGAACCTGCCCCCAAGCTCGCCCTCGGCCTGTGCGCGGAGGTGCTCGGGCAGCTCGACAACGCCGCCGAGTACTACGGCCTGGTCTGGTCGACCGACCCCAGCTATGTGAGCTCCGCCTTCGGCCTCGCGCGCGTGCAACTCGCGACCGGGGACCACCGTGGCGCGGTGAACACGCTGGAGTCGGTGCCGGAGTCCTCCATCCACTACACCGCCGCCCGCGTGGCCGCCGTCCGCGCGCGGCTGCGTGGACGCACCACGACCGCGGGCGACGTACCCTTCCTGGACGACCTGACCGCCGCCGCCGGGCAGGTCGAGGCGCTGGACGCGTACGGTCTGGATCCGGCGCGCCGCGAGCAGCTGTCGGCGGAGGTGCTGGGCGCGGCCCTGGACTGGATACTCTCCGGTGGCCAGGACTCCGTCGCCCCGGCCGCCGTGGGACGGGCGCTGCTCGGCAGCGGACTGGACGAGCGAGGACTGCGCTTCGGCCTGGAGCGTTCGTACCGCACGCTGGCCCGGCTCGCGCAGGGCGGCGAGGAGAGGATCGACCTGGTGGAACGAGCCAACCGTTACCGCCCCCGGACGTGGGTGTAG
- a CDS encoding PP2C family serine/threonine-protein phosphatase: MSQMPQLSACPSCEWPLESGDRFCGACGYDLSAVPARPDDSPTIAVNGAPPGGPWPEVPHPPAEVHLPADLRGTESGEQAPPPSGPVVGSPVSPVSGVRFDRSPEPDEYVLQAPDPRMAAGPPTPAEGTAPSTVCVACRAGRVDDDGYCENCGHAQPRERDHMEQEAGPIAAVSDRGLRHHRNEDAFTLGTSVLPDGSPVTFAVVCDGVSSATRPDDASLAASRAAADALLAALPQGTHPQQAMHEAIVAASRAVNSLAAEPATAREHQPHQNAPACTIVGSIVTPSLLVVGWVGDSRVYWVPTDRSSPPARLTEDDSWAAQMVAAGLMNEAEAYADERAHAITGWLGADAYELDPHTASFKPDRPGVVVVCTDGLWNYAEAADEMAEAVPADAAARPLHTARVLVGHALDGGGHDNVTVAVVPFPIPPQGAGSA, from the coding sequence ATGTCGCAGATGCCCCAGCTGTCAGCCTGCCCCAGCTGCGAGTGGCCGCTCGAATCGGGCGACCGTTTCTGCGGTGCGTGCGGATACGACCTGTCCGCCGTGCCGGCACGGCCGGACGACAGCCCGACCATCGCCGTGAACGGCGCGCCCCCCGGCGGCCCCTGGCCCGAGGTCCCGCACCCGCCGGCGGAGGTCCATCTGCCGGCCGACCTGCGGGGCACCGAGTCGGGCGAACAGGCACCGCCTCCGTCGGGACCGGTCGTGGGCTCGCCGGTCTCCCCCGTCTCCGGCGTGCGCTTCGACCGCTCGCCGGAGCCCGACGAGTACGTCCTTCAGGCGCCCGACCCGCGGATGGCCGCCGGACCGCCCACCCCGGCCGAGGGCACCGCACCGTCGACGGTCTGCGTGGCCTGCCGCGCGGGCCGGGTCGACGACGACGGCTACTGCGAGAACTGCGGGCACGCCCAGCCGCGTGAGCGCGACCACATGGAGCAGGAGGCCGGTCCGATCGCCGCCGTCAGCGACCGCGGCCTGCGGCACCACCGCAACGAGGACGCCTTCACCCTCGGCACCAGCGTGCTGCCCGACGGCTCGCCGGTCACCTTCGCGGTCGTCTGCGACGGCGTGTCCTCCGCGACCCGCCCCGACGACGCCTCCCTGGCCGCGTCCCGGGCCGCGGCCGACGCGCTGCTGGCCGCGCTGCCGCAGGGCACGCACCCCCAACAGGCGATGCACGAGGCGATCGTCGCCGCCTCCCGCGCGGTCAACTCGCTCGCCGCGGAGCCCGCCACGGCCCGTGAGCACCAGCCGCACCAGAACGCCCCGGCGTGCACCATCGTCGGCTCGATCGTCACCCCGAGCCTGCTGGTCGTCGGCTGGGTCGGCGACAGCCGGGTCTACTGGGTGCCGACGGACCGCAGTTCACCCCCGGCCCGGCTCACCGAGGACGACTCCTGGGCCGCCCAGATGGTCGCCGCGGGCCTGATGAACGAGGCCGAGGCGTACGCCGACGAGCGCGCCCACGCGATCACCGGCTGGCTCGGCGCGGACGCCTACGAACTCGACCCGCACACCGCTTCCTTCAAGCCGGACCGGCCCGGTGTGGTGGTGGTGTGCACCGACGGCCTGTGGAACTACGCGGAGGCGGCCGACGAGATGGCGGAGGCCGTACCGGCCGACGCCGCGGCGCGTCCGCTGCACACCGCCCGGGTTCTGGTCGGCCACGCCCTGGACGGCGGGGGCCACGACAACGTAACAGTGGCCGTCGTGCCGTTCCCGATCCCTCCGCAGGGGGCAGGATCGGCCTGA